A window from Apium graveolens cultivar Ventura unplaced genomic scaffold, ASM990537v1 ctg6980, whole genome shotgun sequence encodes these proteins:
- the LOC141703675 gene encoding putative protein S-acyltransferase 14 produces the protein MAWNVFKFCTALRGLGSIMILLVLGVVGVSYYAVVLCNYFPALISGGLDSLVALVVLLLFHGLLVMLLWSYFSVVLTDGPGGVPLNWKPVVDEENGDADLWMVLNSVSWQFRELLLPSLVIGES, from the exons ATGGCTTGGAATGTATTTAAGTTTTGTACAGCTTTAAGGGGTCTTGGCTCAATTATGATCTTGTTAGTTCTTGGAGTTGTGGGTGTTTCTTATTATGCTGTTGTTTTGTGTAATTATTTCCCAGCTTTGATCAGTGGTGGTCTTGATTCTCTTGTTGCACTTGTTGTTTTGCTTCTGTTTCATGGTCTG TTGGTGATGCTACTATGGAGTTATTTCTCTGTTGTTTTAACGGACGGACCGGGTGGTGTGCCTCTGAATTGGAAGCCAGTTGTGGACGAGGAGAATGGTGACGCCGACTTATGGATGGTTCTGAATTCAGTCAGTTGGCAG TTTAGGGAGCTATTATTACCCTCCCTTGTGATCGGAGAAAGctga